The Macrobrachium rosenbergii isolate ZJJX-2024 chromosome 12, ASM4041242v1, whole genome shotgun sequence region gtgctggatcaaaatataaattaccttagtaattgctttatttctgttatcaccaTTTAAGATACCTATGTAATCTACACATGGAGACTCCATaagtttaaaatatcaaaatattaaaatattcttttttaatattaagcttaatttttattgttagggGTACATGGGAATCTATAAAAAAGCCGAAGGGGTaccgaggaacaaaaagtttgggagTCTCTGCGCTAGAGGATGGGAGGCGAATCTAGGCTGTGGGATAGATAGGAACTttacctctaagtacttaatcttaagacccacttttctccactcctttgctggctttatgactctttgcagatcgacctaGGCCTAGACTTCAAAGCAAACACCCTGGAAGGCGCGTACTGGGTTCCCTGAGAAGCAACCTCTCCGCACAGGACCAGCACTCAAGACACACATgcccattttccttcctttatgcTGGTGAAGACTAACCATGGTGACCGGCCAAGCCTCACATGTTCAgtgcaaaacatctacaggccccTGGTACATTGActgcaattagtcaataagccagctctTTTTCTCTCCATGAAATTCCTTGGTTTCTCATTCCTCCAAACcttaattttcttcctcctaaaaaagcagcccctttgttaagtcaccctactttgaGCAGCCCATGAattgccccatgacttgctttgaaaccaacctactacaattcagtgataagtattcaaatattccctccatagtgtaaattaagggccaattaatttaagtaactcaagtgatcaattcctccctagtgcgtagattcattgtgctttgttcagtaacaagggaggtttcctttgcCTCCAGTGCTTGTACTAACgccagaattctcttccaggagccatcataccctgcccagttcgcaaatctatgccaggatacccgttaatgactgccatccaaatttcgcaaccaccCCTGGTCGCAGGCTGATCGCAAGAatctgttgcccacacagaaatcgtcttgattaactaatgtccattatcctggaatttaccccttccaatgcattactgcctgtgaattgatgcattttagcataacagaaTTACTTGTTTTAATGGGGATTATTGTacctgtggcccctcatatttacattccgcgtctgtaaattactgcattattgatctatcatatgtgatttatgtgtttgtaaatcgttacatttttggtcacacatatttgccccattctctgtaaataaactccttttgattgtaaaagaattctaattccaaattggcgaccttcattatttacgtaaattaaGGAAGActctaaggtaagttccagtagttttccttttgttcataatcgtgGACTCCCCTTGCTACCGAAGgtagtctataataataaattgtccctATTCCTatccacaccaaggacccagtttatgacaatatatactgtatatatatatatatatatatatatatatatatatatatatatatatatatatatatatatatatatatatatacatatatatatatatatatatatatatatatatatatatatatatatatatatatatatatatatatatatatatatatatatatatatatatatatatatatatacatatatatatatatatatatatatatatatatatatatatatatatatatatatatatacatatatatatatatatatatatatatatatatatatatatatatatatatatatatatatatatatatatatatatatatatatatatatatgtgtgtgtgtgtgtgtgtgtgtgtgtgtgtgtgtgtgtatgtgactatGATAAGGTTTCTTGACGTGGGTGATGTGCTTAGAGTAGGATCGCATTAAGTTTGGTACTTGTCTGTTTCCCGCAATACACAGCTCACTTAGCCAGTCAGTACAGTATTATATCACTACCTTCAGCCGAAGTTCAGTAACCAGTCACAGTGCCCTTCCGACTGTTAGCATATTCGTTGTaatgaattatattaatatctgaGATTTTCAGTGGAAAGGTGCGCTAAGACTGTTGTTGTTCCTGTATTTCATATCAGTAAATAGGGAAATGTGTCTTTACTACTTGATTTATGGGTGTATTTTGATTGCAAAATTTCGTGACTCGTTCTTCCTTTCAGTAGGCATGAAATATTTATTGCTATTAGCTTCTGGTATGAAATTTCTTGCTTGTATCATAGTCAATCATTTTAAACTAGCCCAATggtctgtgtgtgttttgatcATTAAGCTTCtttgtcttttactttatttatgtcACACTCTTTAAGTACTGTTTgatactatttatatttaaattgctGTATCAAAATGGATTACAGTTGTGAATGAAAATTACAAGTGTATTTCAGATGAAACTGCTAaaaaatgatgtgtgtgtgtgtttctgtgtgtgtgtgtgagtgggcgCGCGTGCGTAGATTATACTGAGTGTTGTTCACATCCATCTCTTCTGGTCTCCCACATTCATGAGTATGATGGCTGGCAAGAGCAAGACGAAAAGGGCCTTCTGTGAAGAATATATTCAGTATGGATTGACTTCATTCTCTGATAAGGGCGTTGTGAAGGGGCAGTGTGTTTTGTGTCTGAATGTGTTCGGGAATGATTCCTTAAGACCATCAAAGTTGAAAAATCTTCTTGAAAAGATTCATCCAGAACATAAGAAAAGATGTGAATTTCTTTAAGCATCatgaaaaggtttgaaacgtTTGAAACTGGGCTCTGGTGGTGTGTTTCAAACACAAAGTAAGAATATAATTAGAGCTTCATTTGAAGTGTCACTTGAAattgctgaaaagaaaaagacatataACACTGGTGAAACTCTGGTAAAGTCTTGTGTTTTGAAGATAGTGAAGCTTGCACTTGGGAACGATTGTGAGAACAAAATTCAGCAAATATCCCTTTCTGACACCACAGTAGCTAGACTCATTGAAGAAATGTCCAGAGATATCAAAGACCAAGTGATCAGCGAGATAAAAGCTGCTCAATTCGGGCTACTTGCACTCCAGCTCGATGAGTCAACAGATGTTTCTTCCTGTTCACAACTCCTTGTATTTGTTAGGTATGTTAATGCTGGTGAATTtaaagaagaatttcttttttgcTCTCCACTTGAGACTACTACCAGAGGTGAAGATATTACGAGGAAGGTAACACATAATGAGGAAGGACTGTCGTGGGAGAATGTGTGGGGGGTATGTACGGATGAGGCACCTGCAATGTTAGGTTCAAAGTCAGGATTTGCTGCCAGACTTAAAGAGGTGGCTTTTGGAGTTACAGTGACTCATTGCATGATCCATTGTCAGGCACTTGCATCTAGAACCCTTCCCAAGGAACTTCACGCCATCTTGAACACCGCCATAAAGATTGTAAACTATGTAAAGTCTATGCCTGTTAATTCACGACTTTTCAAAGAACTCTGTAAAGTCTTGGATTCAAAGCATCAGGTCCTACTATTCTACACTAAAGTTCGATGGCTGTCGAAAGGGAATGTTCTCAGCCGAGTTTTTGAACTTAGAGAAGAGCTAAAGATATATTTGGACATGCAGGGCAAGGAATCTATATTTTTCAGTGCCCCCGTGTTTGAACCACGTTTGGCATATTTAGTTGATGTATTTGATCAACTTAATAAACTTAATCTGAAACTTCAGGgtaaagacaaaactgtaattcattttgttgactCATTGCATGCCTTCATTGCTAAGATCCAGAActgggttaggaaaattaatgccgGTAATTCtgcaatgtttgagaatttttgtgaagttgttgAAGGTGAAAAAGAACTAGATCCTTgtctccaaaatgaaataattaaccaccttcaaaatttgggccaagaattttccagatacttcccTGGTCTTGAATCCatagatctgtcatttatagcAGATCCATTTAACACTGAGCCAGATTCTGTGCCAGACCCTGACCAAGAtgaatacttggaaatgaaatttgattctggTGTAGAGTGTTTGCAAAAAGATATCTCTGTACAGGAATTCTGGGCTCAAATAAGTGCATCATACCGTAGAATTGATAAGCGTGCACTAAAAAcgcttctaccttcctcctccacttacttatgtgaatcaggcttttctgtcttacttcaaatcaaaacaaaaccaagaaaccacttagaggtggaggatgacatGCGGTGTGCCCTGTCCACAGTTCTCCCCCGATTTGATGAGGTTGTAGATAAGAAACAAGTACATCCATCTCATTAGCTGCCTCACCTGAGTTAGTAGTTACCATGAACAGCAGAGAAGTTgcgttttatgtttatcttttggccaAGTTTCAAGCCGTAAGGTTCagtacatgaattttatttacaataatcaaagttcagtcattgatttctggattattaaatttaactttcatgaaaatttcttagatacatttaccatataatgcatttatgaaaattctgtttgaagatgttaagaaaatgtaataaagctCCTTAAGTACCTGGTATCGcatgttttattatgaacataattaatatgctaaatctgaagggcagtaggccatgaatatttggaaatgcctaaagtgggccatggccttaaaaagtttgaagaccactggCCTAGGCTGACGAGCAATGAAGGAGCAAGTGATGGCAGCGGCTCGGGATATTGCCGGTTCTTTCAAAACAATTCGACTCTGACAATCCTTAAAACTTCGAAATGTGCTCTGCCCTTTCACAAAAAGAATTAGCTAGCCTATCACTCCCTAGCAAGTCTAAATAACATGCAAATGTTGCAAAGCATGCAAGGCAAGGAGCCCTGAATAACTAAATAGCTAACATGCAACCTACTCCAGTGTTCAAAGGAATTCGCTGGTATGCAGCGATGAATGCTGTGCCCAGCCTTCGCCCTGGAAACTTTCACTTTTTCCGAGCGGGAACTAATTCCTGAAGATAATTTTACGAGTTCCTAAGTCTAGAATTACGAATGTAAATAAACTATTTTgcgaaaaagaaaattacttatggctatacacacacactgttccAAGTAGTTTGCCTAAAATGCCAAGAAATTTACGTTAAATGATTTGTCTCACTTCAGCAAATGTAGCCTGGCAGAAATAATTCAGCCAATTGCTAGAATTCTTGCAGAACACTGGTCAAGGTCGCCAATTGTTACGGTTAGCGGTGGCAGAAATAAGGGAATCACCTGCTTTATAATGGTACCGAACAGTaattaaagaggaaaatacaTGCTCACTGGGACAAACAGGATTGAAACCCGGGAccttaattaatacatatatttccaGTTACAGTTAAATCAATGGAATGATAGATTAATGGTACAGTATATCTGTAATTAATTAAATTCCACAAATAATTGTAGGATTCTTCATGTAGAATAGGGCTCTTGATTTGGAAAAGCAAAATATGCAGCACGCAAGACTCTAAGCTCCTCTCTGCGATTGAGAGAAACGAAACACGGGTCATCGACTCCTGTAAGCAGAGAGACatacacaacaagaacaagaTTTGAGAAGGTTATTAATTCATTACATATATTACTGTCAAAGTGATAATTACTCATTAATTCCCTTGAGTTCAAAGGGACACTTGACATAATTTCACTGCACTGGTCGAGAACACAGTAGGGAATAATAAAGGTGAAAAGTTCGAGATAAGAATAAAGCTTAAGAGCTGACTCTTCTCTTATTCCAGACATACCTTGCAAATTACCTATGCTTTAGCAAAGCATGAGTGGGCTCTGCTTCTGCAATGAAATTGGCAAGCTAGCTCAATGGTTGCTTCACTTCGGTCATCAATGGAGCGAGATCAGGGTGCCGCCCTCTGGGAAGCTCCGTAAGGTTGGAACAGATCTTCCTTGGCCGGTGGTTCGCTCAATACTAACTACTTGTCTCCAAACAACGACGTCTCTCTGGCCACCAGTATGTCCGTATGTCCTCCTTGGCCAATCGGATGCCTTCCGGCTATTTTTCTCCCCTGTGCGATTCTCTGGAATAAAAGAGAatccaaggcagagagagagggaaacaaggATTTGGGAAGAGTTTTTTGCAGGTGTTCCCTCCTGGGACTAATTAAGTACAGGGGGAACTTGAGCTCGAAATCTCAGCCCTTGAAAATGCTGCTTTTCTCTAaaatttgatttgtttctttaaaacGGAAAATGTTCAGTTTCTTAACAGGCAAAAGGCCCAAtatccacaactctctctctctctctctctctctctctctctctctctctctctctctctctctctctctctgtatatatatatatatacatatatatatatatatatatatatatatatatatatatatatatatgaagaaatcgaTTAATACTaattcatacaaacacatacacacacacagacacacacacacacacatatatatatatatatgaagaaatcgaTTAATACTaattcatacaaacacatacacgcacacacagacacacacacacacacacacacacacacacatacatatatatatttatatatatatatatatatatatatatatatatatatatatatatatatatatatatatatatatatatatatatatatatatatataatgctatacaTCAGTGATGAAGCCTCTGGCGCTGGCTAGTGTTTTCTTAGCTGCAATGTAGTACCCAAATAGTCTAGGAGGTCTTTCACCTGACAGGTGCAGATGAAGGGGAATAACAGAAATGAGATGATATTGAATCTGCCAGTTTCGTTGCTGGAGGAACGCCGATGGACGCCCGtcaccttaattattattattatattagtgcagtttaaccagaccactgaactgactttcagctctcatagggctggcccgaaggattagaataaaataccaggtctaggcctgaagccaagcactggaaccaaatAGGTCTTTCAGTATGATGATAAATGgacgaaaatgaattaaaaactgcacaaatgtacatgctctcatactggaacacacacacaataaatacatttactcatgtttccatagatacacactaaaaagtatattaaaattaaaggtaaattaagcaacattttaaaattttgttgcttttaaaattcaataaatgctctaagggttttcgtgcttttgttatttacttatttttatattttattaattaactcACAGTTCCTcatctgatatgatgaactccacttTCCAACatcaggttttatttgttttaatttattattctcaGGTTCTTCATTCTATATATAATGCCATTTACTTATAATAACCccctttatgtgtgttacataatcattatcaggGATATTTACACCTGGCcttgtcatatgggctgcttctttggctgctctatcagcctcttcatttcttttgatccCTACATgagcagggatccaacatatttctacattttcccactattatataatttatgaagtaataacacaattttttatacaatattatttttttggtttgtaactctgaatagcttctatagcgcttcttcagtcactaaaaatctcaaaattattgagtgatctgttacattgtgacccgaaaTGAGTGggagtcaaattttttttttcttgaatgtgccaagttagtcgagcatttacaattttctctaacaatttgcacaaacaacttgttaaagaaattggtctgtaattatttacattactaggATCCTTTCCGTGCtcggggataggaattattatagctttgcgccattcatcaggaaataaatttcaaagccataaatgattataaaaactgtaataagtatgactttgccatgGATGCTAAGTGgtagatcatctcaaaacaaatattgtcacctccaggagcagatttattgctgtttaagagagcatattccaactcttccataataaattttctattttaatatatatcttctattgtttcaaaatttattattattaattctatactatttttcttcgtgcggaagtgttcatctaaatttttatcactacttacaatTGCCAAGtttcctcctttatttctttaggatcaagtattcttttttcatcttttaatatggcatgtctagatggtttaacatgggtaccatctattttcctgtattttcccTATATTTTCTGTATGGGAGTGTTatgagagagatctgatacatatttcctccatgaaatgattcttccttgaattacttcctttttaaattttgcacataATTTGTTGaagagaggttttaatgtatcaatttctagtaataatatagtaattttttgtaaagttccctctaatatcggtaatgttttattcattttcttgaattttttattcaaattatctaagcGCCTCCCTATTaagtgatttatatttattaattctgttagcttaccagaccaccatggaactttgtgttctGTTGGATGGGTTTTAatattggtattgctttatcagcagcatttttaatgaaatctacaagaaatttattagtttcattatgatcttttaaacattcaaatggtgggatatccctagtgtgcatttcatatcactcCCAGCCTGCTTTATAactgttatagtgagggacatgttttgcaggattattttgtaataaggaaattaatattgggaaatgatcactggtgtgcaagtcatcaactgtattccagtctaATCTGTCTACTGTACTGGAGGCACacagttaagtctactgaggaaaatgttccatgtgtttctGAATATCATGTGCTGAcctcgtcatcatttatacagcacacgTCATTTGAATCCAAaaattcttctactttacttcctgctctatttgggTTTGAacaattatagtcccatattgggttgtgagcattaaaatcacctactattaatgtaggttctttggcactggtaagtaattctttaagtttatcaatgtcgtaatttttattaggatggttgcataaattatgaattatataattatcgttttttattcggattttaatacctggtatttgcaagtcagtgatgcttacaggtactttgtcataaactactttgttgtgtacatacatgtgtgtacttaaatttccttcttcctctcgtgttGTTGATGCTAAATTGTATTTACTTATTGCCGATACAGTTTTGTTGGTATATTGTAAACATATCATTCTCCGTTTACaaagggtttgttagccgtggaaatctcatTTGACTGTGCcatgtatcagcatcgtcacaccgacggatataccttcaagttttctaATTAACCTCTCAGGTCTTGCCTGtctgattagttcatttcatctgatatttcatttcatgtaaatacacgtaattttaaacttagcctaatgtgtttacttacaaacaCCTTGTGAGAAGAGCCCTCAGCTCAAATAAATTccctctttttccttgttttttacgatttcctgaatcagcaGCAGTCAgagtttatacaaaaatagaggtaaggtCCGAAATCATTtgtttagagtctataactggcccatggtaagcatttcctcaggttaaatcgtaaaattatgtttttgttattattgcacaaagcaatgaaacaatcattgcATCCACATGTgctatcatgtatatttcttgctttatttgttcttgttgtaccgattattggtgatggagtaatctcttctcccttaaCATAGTTATTTTTATCTATGGTACGGTTCCCTTCCACTTCTTCGGTGTtctggatatctgtatccataggttttactattattttaggagataaagttATATTCTcagcttatttttgtttctgctctttcttcatatcttttgtctttggtttgaccgatgtttctctaaaaattgttggctttttcgttttgggtggtgttctttccaaaggtctctttttatctttaatctctctcttacttctgtagtagtatcctcctgtgtttctatttgagttaatatttgaaatgaatttgaaaaaatgttatccatctcatttgcacctgtttctttattctttaccattttaggttttttccctagagcattaatttcttcttgagatttacttttttgtgctcagttacttctatctgtatgcatttttgtttcattatttgttcttgttattgaagaatatgtatgtttcttagacggatcttgaattcctctcacctTCATTTCAAGTTTAGCTTCTCATAGACATTCAGGTTCTTTCTTGTAGGATTTTTaactctatattttatatatagtacatacatttggaccttgcatgatgatctcGCCCACAATTTACACACTTTTGCTCACTaaatttccattgtgtggcatgttcgtcagatccacaataagcgcatatAGGctcatttcgacagtttttcttcgtgtgtccatatttactacaattttgacattgtagtggctttggaacataaggtctcagttctctattttggcctaaaatgtttattttttgaggtagatcttgaccctcaaattttatttttgcaattcttaatactttattattctctttacttggtattatatatacctcattttaagagagtccaacagtatattctTATCAACcagttcgtcattattttcaggaagcacaatagtaccctgaatgctgttcatagtgtcatgcttctttacttttacattcacattatctatactttttatggataaatagtcttcagattgatttgttgttgtggctactataagccacgtctttattttaatttgtctGAGCGACATTTCTGTCTTTggatgtctttttaataagaagttttccaactttagggctgaaatttgtcgttctgtttccatggttagaagccttgaccaacttccactcccaaagagggagtcgaagtgagtcaaggttgggtcaagacgatatttgcTTCTTGTGGATTTGTTTTGCACTGGaacataaggttccagtgtgattacattagGATTCTTTTTTGATTTCTCTAAAGAAAGGTTGTGAGAGTCGTTACATTCAAAGGGcacttgaatctttatttttatttgtcatgaagattgaagtaaaaaaaaaaaaactgaaaaccttaaaaagatatcatcaacctttcatgtccctaccctaccccacaggggatggcacatgattagagtggcccaagtgtaagccaaacccgcttgctaggaccgaaagtattacgagaatactatcatcccccaCCCAAatcattatgggcaaaccggctataatgcctgagagtcctatccccagaaccagacccccctggaatccgtggtccagccctaaagaatagttccgactttgagatatcaatctgatatctctcaggtccgaacattatcgggcagttgatggtcctaccacagttcccaccatttagcttcggatataaatcCATTCcgagctatgatatcttttcctgtttatcaggtccaataaactTCAGCAAAAGTGGAAACTGCCACAAAAAActaatccaaagaaatatttaaCGGTATATggaactcttggactcaaacccgggaacaaattcatGGGGTTCAAGAACCCCCCCACCTTGTCAAGGTGGTTCCAAGTCGAAAGGAGCCACTCATC contains the following coding sequences:
- the LOC136844076 gene encoding protein FAM200C-like; this translates as MSRDIKDQVISEIKAAQFGLLALQLDESTDVSSCSQLLVFVRYVNAGEFKEEFLFCSPLETTTRGEDITRKVTHNEEGLSWENVWGVCTDEAPAMLGSKSGFAARLKEVAFGVTVTHCMIHCQALASRTLPKELHAILNTAIKIVNYVKSMPVNSRLFKELCKVLDSKHQVLLFYTKVRWLSKGNVLSRVFELREELKIYLDMQGKESIFFSAPVFEPRLAYLVDVFDQLNKLNLKLQGKDKTVIHFVDSLHAFIAKIQNWVRKINAGNSAMFENFCEVVEGEKELDPCLQNEIINHLQNLGQEFSRYFPGLESIDLSFIADPFNTEPDSVPDPDQDEYLEMKFDSGVECLQKDISVQEFWAQISASYRRIDKRALKTLLPSSSTYLCESGFSVLLQIKTKPRNHLEVEDDMRCALSTVLPRFDEVVDKKQVHPSH